The Coffea arabica cultivar ET-39 chromosome 2c, Coffea Arabica ET-39 HiFi, whole genome shotgun sequence genome includes the window TATAAGTTCAGCAAAAACACTATTTATGTGTTTTGGAGAAATGTTGATGCACTAAATTCTTCTTGTCCTTTGTTTCCGAAAGATCCAGAGTATCTTTTTCAATTGACAAAGGTCTTAACTGTGTGCACAGATGGATGTGTCTCTGTGTATTAAAATCCCCAACGGAGGGAGGCAATTGTGGCGTAGCATTTTTGGCATATGCGGAACTATTTAAAGCTAAGCTCCACAAGCATTTCTAAAAATTTCCTTCACTAATTCATATTTTGTTTGGGAACATTAAAGAACATGTAATAGCACCTGGCATGTTGGACACAAAACCACCTCTATCTTCAATGCTCCCACGCTCAGTGTTTGGTTCATGGTCAATACTCAGCTGTATTGCATGTCCTCTCCTTGATAAGACAGCCCGTGAGTCCCCAACATTCGCTACCCATAACACTCTAGCATTTACAAGAATTGCAGTCACAGCAGTGGACCCACCTCTTCCTAAGTCAGGACTGTGTGAGAGAATCGCTTGATCCGTTCTTTCATAGGCTTTCGAGATTGCTCGACTCGGATCAGTCCAAAAATCCTCCTTGAATAGTAAGAAATGCAATTTTAGGATTTAAAAAAAGGCAGATAGGAACTCTTTGTTTGCTTTATCTCAATAAAACATAATAAATGAAGCATATTATGTGCCAATAAGTCGGAATTCCTCATGTAATAAGCTAAAGGGTGCATGactgaaagaaaagagaaaccaAATTTTTTATATGAGCAAAAAGAATGTTGACAGTGTAATTTTTTAGCAACTCGAAGAAATTCACGCAACCAATGTCAAAGTACCGTGAGCTTCATGCAAAACAGAAAGAGAATAGTCCACAATAATCATATGATAGACAAGCCAACAGTGCAGTGACAGTGTAAAAAAGAATGTTGACAGTGTAATTTTTTAGCAACTCGAAGAAATTCACGCAACCAATGTCAAAGTACCGTGAGCTTCATGCAAAACAGAAAGAGAATAGTCCACAATAATCATATGATAGACAAGCCAACAGTGCAGTGACAATGTAAAAAAGAATGTTGACAGTGTAATTTTTTAGCAACTCGAAGAAATTCACGCAACCAATGTCAAAGTACCGTGAGCTTCATGCAAAACAGAAAGAGAATAGTCCACAATAATCATATGATAGACAATCCAACAGTGCAGTGAATACGGACAAACCTCCTTTAAGATATTAGAAAACAAATGCTTCTGTAAATAGGCAGGTACACTGTCACCCAAATGCCCATCAAAAATAGCAAAGAGTCCAAGCTCTCGCCCTTGAATCTGAACAAATTTAGCAACATGGTAATCTTCCATGGGATGATTTGCTTTCCCCTTTACCAGGCTAAACCCATATTTGACAGGACCCAGCTGACTTCTTCCCTTGCCAGAGCCACATGAAGAGCGTCCTCCAGCCTGATAAAGGGAAGGAAAATTTAAACTTCAAGAGCAACAGAAAATGCACCTGAGACAATTtgctaaaataaaaaagagaaatgcTTTACTATGTCAAATCCTTGATATTGACCCTCTAAAGTATAATTTCTTCAACTCCAATAATTTTAATCCAGATTTTCAATGACAGTGGTATCTTATACTACAGCAGTTAAGAATATAACGAAAGGTAATCATTCTCCAGAAGGAAGCAAAATAAAGCGTACAACAACTGCTATAGAAACTAAAATTCCTCGTGTGGATGAAATGCTGTAACAACCTCACTACTATCATCCAACAGCAAACATCCGGACTTAATTGAGAACCTACTCAAGACAATCATGACAAACCCCAACTCAAGTTGAAATAAGACCCAAAATTACAGCCAAGCTGCATGTTGTCACTTCACAGACAGAGGAGATGCAGATTTCTCCATCTCAAAAGAAGCCATGGACCAAATAATTAGCTTAGTTTTTTAACTCATAATGATGCAGAAAACCTCCCACAGTTCATCGCATCAAAACACCAATCAATCATCGAATCCACCAGAATTAAGCAGCATATTAACAGTAGATTCATGAGTATAAAGTCAAAGTTACTAGATCAGTTCCTTCAGATAAGGAAAACTAATGGAtcagttttccaatttttttttttaaaaatcagtTTTCCGACAGTTAGCGAAGAACCGATAcaagaataataataattcaaacaatTTGTACAACAAAGAAAGAAATCCAAATGGAGAAGCAGCTGGGACAAGCTCACCTGGGAACTGAAGCAGCAAAAGTTATCCATATAAttcagccccacctcacccttcTCCTCGACAAATTAACATCTAAAACCTCCAATTCCGAAGCCTTTATTTTCACAACCTGTCGGAGAGCAAAGAAAGAGCTTTGATGATCATCAAATAAACACCACCGCTAACGGTAAAATCTCAATCAAGAACCAATCTTTCTTCAAAAATCCAccaaaaaaataacataaaattatCATACAAGTAACATCAAAAAGTTCCACTTACCGATCCGCCAACTTCAAAATTTCCCCTGAAAACGCAAGAAAGATCCTATCTTTGTGTACGACTTGACCAGTCCGCTGACCAGAAACCCTGTAACGAGTCGATATATATGCCtgcaaaaaaattttccaaccaaaaaattgaaaagaaacagTTGGAATTTCGGTAAAGAGCTGGCAATAGTTTTATGGGTTTCTGTTGTTGAGGGAAAGGGTCTTGGGTTTGCTAAGAAGGCAAGCTTGGCTGCCAAAGAGACCAAAGCTTAGGCAAAGCTTAAGCTTTGGCCTTCCCTTATTGACTTTTCTAGTCTTAATTGTTTCTTTATTATTGTTGCTTGTGTTTTGCAATTGTAATAATGCAGCGATGCAGCAGTAATTGCTGCAAAGAGTCAAAGAGTAATGGTTACAAAGAGTCAGAGTCGCTGTTTGTTCATTTGATTCGTGAACAGTACAGCTGTTTCAGTTTTTCCTTCTCTTGTGGGTCCACAACTTCCTGCAAAAGTTTGCAATCAAGTACTCATCTGGTCCATTTGTTGGCCTATCGTCTATTTTTGGTGGTCAGCCCTATACCCTTTTTTCTCGACTTTTTTAAATTAAGTGCGAGTGTTGAACCCCTATTTATAAGAATGGCAATTGATAAGGCAAAATTAAGTACACGCGGGTATTAAATTCGATGGTTAGTTCAATTAAATAACCGATAGGTAATTAATTAGAGTTTAAtaagaaaatcctaaaaattCGAGattcaacacacacacacatatatattaatGATTATTAATTAACTCTCAAATCCTCTTTCTTATCATCCCTCAAATCCTCAAACTCTTAATtctaatcattttaaaatttaacGTAATAAGGTATTGATTTAATATGATGTATGCATTAATTATAGTTTAATAATAAttaattaccttttttttaaaactattcaaattagTGGGGAGAGAGTACTCAATAATGAATACTCCGAGATTGAGAGTTTAGTAACGGAAGTTAAAACCTATAAGGTTATTCCATAgggtttgataaaaaaaaaaaaaaacttaaacatGCGGATTAAATTTTGGTAAGAGAGATTTTTAAGAGTACCCAACCCACTACTTGCGGGTTAGAATGTGTGTGGAAGAAAATTAACAAAGCACCAATCAGCGCGGCAATCCTATTCCTACCTGCATGCAATTCCTCTCCACCATCACCCAACCCAACTTAAATAACCATTGCCCTGTTTCTACTTTTCATTCGTTTTTTATTCTTTCGGCCATTCTTGATTAGGCATCAGCCACTAGCAAGAGAATTTTCCAATCCCCCATGATGGATTACTTTTCTTCTGTTTGATCTTTTCTATATTCCTTGCCTTTTTATCTCCTTAGCATGTTTACATAATGTGGCGAAAATTAGTCGTGAAGGCCTCCCTCGCATACCCTGTGATGATGGAACTTTGCATGCGATGAGCTTCTGGCTTTGTCTAAAAGATATGGAGCTCAACTCATCCAAAATAAGTTGCTTTTTCATTTGTTTCATAACTCAAACGGATTCAATCATCTCAAACGTAGTCAAACCAACATCTCTTGAAAGGTTAAATACTGAGTAATtgtgtttgaattgcattttctaggattttttgttaaaaaattaccgtagcgatttgatgtatatgaggAAAAAAGATAATAGGAATATGTGACCACGGAAAATGACGCAATTTTCCGACAGAAAATGTCTCTCCAAACAAGGCCATGTACCAGAGCCATCTAGGAGACAAGCTGcgaatttctgatttttttttttttttttttggagacgACAACTCAtgtataatctaatctattcTACGCTAAGGGGGAGGGGCGGACCTAATTTGTTGCGAATTTCTGATTAGGAAGAGATGTTTTTCTATCCTTGAAATGCCTGTGGCAGAGTACCTTTACCATTATTAAATGAAGACCAAAAAGCCAAAACAGACCGAGTACTTCATGTTAGTCTAATGTTGATGTgtttaaaatggaaaaaaaagaaaaaagaaaaaagggtcaAAAGTATCTGGCAGATTATTCTGCGGTGTTTTCATCCAAACCATGGATTAGATTAATATATATTCTAGTTCAATTGGGCAATTAAAAATAAGAGGCAAAGAGGGTCAACTGTACAGCACCTAATAAGCTACATTGCCAAAAATCCAAATGAGTCCAGAAGAAGACCAATAATAAAGGCGATTAGTGAACATCAAGTTGTTTGGTTATGGCTGTTATAATTCGAGGGTGGAATTGTTAAAATACTCACTCAAGTTGTTCGACGATTTGGAATTGATTCAGCAGCCTATTTATTTAATAACaagaataataaaataaaaggaaaagacatTGCAAGCGATGCAAGTTTAGGATTCCGCTAGGGTCGATTGATTTCTTGACTAAATTAGCAAGGCAAGATGCCAGGGGCAACAAGGAGAGAGAGTGATTTTTATTACCATTGTCTAAGTCGCAGAAGAGAAGGGAGGCCTGGGCAGGACAAAGGCAGTGAAATCAAGAAACGGGGCGGGAGGAGGAACTATTTGTGATTTGTCGCATTGCAGCATTCCTCGTGCGCTTGCTTACTGCCGCATTTCTTTTTTGGTCTAGCCAAGCAGATTAACTTTTGCATTTTACGAGACTTTATCCACAGAAATGTAACAATAATCTACCCTGTCCCTGTGGCCTGTGCCGAACCACCCCAGTCTGAGGCTGGAGCAAGGACCTCTCGCCAGCCAGGAAATTATATATGTTTTTAAATTCAAATCAGACCGACTGATCAGATAGGTAGAGTCGGACCGGTCAAGTATCCGATCCAGGTTATTCTAAAAAATCGGATACATAAAAACTCggtcaaatcaaataaaaaatcggGTTTGATCGAAAAAAATCGGAAAAACCATGGTGGTgtcaaaggttttttttttttttttttttttgaaaaggtcAAAGCcttttcaatattatgttttgactcctgggttgttaaaaattattaatatgcctcaaatatttcatactttataaatattgtcttaaaagtttggtgttatttttcaatcaagTCTATAATTtcaattctaaacttgttaatgttcattgaatgatataaattgttacttgatcattctaatttttttgtattttcttattaaatatatttgaaacatcaaatatatatgtaaatatACCGTTAAGATATTTTACTTAcgatattttaattttaaataatttttatttataacaTCATTCGATTCAATCTCGCTCGAACTTATTAACCTCTGTTCGATCGAGTCTAAGCCTGAAAACATATGCAGGAAAGGTAATTGGCCCCTGGGGACTGGGGAGGAGTTTATACAACAGTTTTACGAACACTTTTACCTAAGACCATTGCGAAATCGGCGTAATAAGTGGGGCCATCACGCCAGGTCAACACATGCTTTGCCATCACACCTGGCACACCTTTGTTCCCCACGTGTACACCACGTGTGACCTCCACTtgtcttttccttgttttctcggACTGAATATTAAtgaatactactactactctctgtcaagttcctttttttctcATCAGAATCTTTGCGCGAATTACTGCAAATTGATGTGCGTTTTTCTCTTCACTTGATTGATTCCATCAATGCTGAAATTCAACAGCCTTGTGTCTGGAGAGGCAAAGGATTATTACAGTGgacgaggaggaggaggagaactACTTGACCTTTTTGATTGGTGGAATGAAATTCAAGAGTCGGAAAAATGGCAGCGGGGACTATATTACACTCTTTCTGCGTCTTATGCATTGGTTTCCTTGGTTGCACTGGTAAGACTGATAATAACATGCTTTCtaataataatttaaacatAAGTCTATGGTTTCAATTGCATTTCTTGAATATGGCAGGCACTCGGGGGGTCCGAGATAAttttttgcttcctttcttcctttgttGAATGCGTAGCAGTTTATGTTGCCCCTCTGTTTTCCCCCCTTCTGATTttatgtttggttggatttttctgtttttcgaGATACTTATTTGAGCCTGTGGAAGTCAGATTTTTTTTCACTGTTGTCTAAAGCAGGAAGGGGATGATTCCTGAaagttgaaaagaaacaaattttggACTCAAAACATGTATTTGGTCTGGGAGATGATATTCAACGGCTCCCTCATTTTGTTCTGTGGGTCTAGAATTAGGCTGAATTGTTGTTCGGTTGATCTCCTAGTCAAGTGATGAATGAGTTGCTCTCGAATCTGCATTTTCCATGTTCTGAAGTTTGAAAGTTTCTCTGTTTTTAGATTTAGTTGTTACTCGATTGCCATTTCATTCTTAATTTGTTTCCAGGTGCAACTTATTCGCATTCAGTTAAGAGTACCTGAATATGGTTGGACAACACAAAAGGTTTTTCACCTGATGAATTTTATTGTGACAGGATGTaagttttgctttttctttctatCTGGAATCGCTTCTTGTTAAATTTGTCTGACTCCTTAAACTTTATTGAACTTTTGGCAGTGAGAGCCGTCCTGTTTGGATTTTACAGAAACGTGTTTACCATCAGAACGAAGGTAATTGTTGTCCCcttaatttcattttgtttcatttctgtTTTGTAGTCCTGTCCACTGAGGCATAAGCTTTTCAAGTATATTGTAAAATTGGTTGATGGTTATGGCCCCTTCAGATGAAAATATGAACATGGTTAGGGGCCCTTCAGATGAAAATATGTACAAGGACCTACATAATCAAGCTTAAGTCTTTACCTGAAAGGAAACAAACCTTTTCTGGCGTAGGATTGTTAATGATTCAAATGTTTCATTCTTATAATGGACATTCGTTGCATCTGGTCTCTGAGTTTCATTCTGTCCTACACTTCTAATGTTTGTTCGTCTACTTTAGCAAGTATGAAGCACAAGTGAAAAACTGTGGCTCTTGaaatcttttgaaattcttACTCAAAGCAAATGTGATGGACAGGCACTTGAATTGATACTTTTGGAACTTCCAGGTCTGCTGTTTTTCTCAACATATACATTACTTGTTCTGTTCTGGGCTGAAATATACTATCAGGTACTTTTGCAACAGATTCTTTACATGGTTGTGAACCTCCTCAAGCAAGTTACTGGCTGTAATTCTTTATTAATTTGCTTCAGGCAAGAAGTCTTCCCGTTGATAAGCTTCGACCCACATACTATATAATTAATGGTCTGATCTACCTTCTCCAGGTAGCAACATCAAGTTTTGATGTAACCACTGCCTTAattcatgcttttttttttcctgacttTGACTGTTCTAATCAATTGTAGAAATGCTTTGGTGCTTTGTAGGTGTGCATCTGGATCTATGCAAGAGTCAGCCAGACGACAACTGCAGTTCAAGTTGCTCGGCTCTTTTTTTCAGGTGagtatatattttcttttttccaggtgagtacatattttcttttgttgattGCTGGATTATTTGTTTGCTGATGCATTTTTTAGGATGTAACATTTGACTTTTTACAGTTCTCTCTTTTTCCGCTGCTTTGGGATTTTTGATATATGGCGGAAGGTAATTGCTTGCTTGACTGTAAAATAATGTCTTCAGCATCATTTAGTTATCTATCGGAGTACCCCAAGATTTTTAGCTTTTCCTGCTTAGCTTTTCCTGTTTAGGTTATTCATCATGCTGAGACGCTTTCCCATACAATCTCGAGGCCGTCAAAAGAAACTGCAGGAGGTTTTAGCTTGCAATTTTGTCTCTTTATAACGGCTATTTACATAATGTTGCTGCATTTAttccaaattaaataaatattgaTAGTTTTATTTGGTTTCTCTTAATATAGAAGCCCGTTTCTTAAGAATCCACTTTAGAGTTTAGAGTCAACTTCCAAGATATCAACTTTTCCCCTGCTTACTTTTATTTTCcatcttctttttcaattcacacAACATTCGGCATCCATTTGGTACGCAACAGATCCACCTTAACTGATCCTAATAATTCAGTAATTATTGACACCTATGTATACAGAAATTTCCAACATGAATAGTTTGGAAAACTTGGGGCCGTTCTTTGGACTTAATGATTGCAAAACATACAAGATGAGAAGCAAATTCACAAGTGAAGTAACATGGGGGCTATTGCCATAAACCAGCAGGTCCAAAGCCATGAATCAGGAAGAAATAATGTTTATAGTTGGAAAGGATTTTGGGTTTTGGACCCCAAAAGTGTATTATGTTTTGGTAGTCCGTGTTTGTCATTTGAAAGATTAAACTGGCTGTAAAGATGCATGTAGAATCTTCATATGCTTTGGGAAGATTGTGGCTTGATGATCTGTGGGGATATTGGTGTAAATTGTGAAAGTAGGAGAGAAATAACAGTGACCCTTCTTTATAGCGTCTCTTTTATGGATAAACTTCAAACACGGCAAAATGAATGAGACTATTTTATTTAGAATTGCAAGGTTTGTGGTCTTGTCCTGCATCTTAACTTATTTTAGTGATTGCAGTCTTAAGTTATATGCTATGGTGAAGTGAATGTTGATGGTTGACGATTCTTCTTGGCAGGTTGGATACGTGACATGCATTTGCTGCGCTTGTTTCCTGATAAGATGCGTTATGGTAAGTTGCATAATCTATTACACTATAAAACATAGCCATATCCAAACTTCTATTACCATGATAGTGTATAACATCTTCACTGAAATATTACAGGATGCTCTTTCTGCCTTTGACGAGGATGTTGATGTTGATGTCCTGGACCATCCGGTCCTCAACCTTTTCTATTACATGGTACAATTTGCATCTTTCTGTCATATGATTCGTGTAATATAGCATCTGTAACCTCTCAGTCAAGTATTCAAAAATGCGCTTACACTTGGTTCTGTTAACGAGTTTGTCAATAGCTACTAGAAATGGAGTATCCAAAGCAGCAGCTGGATACGCCCACCAGAGCACTCAATGGCCCCTGCTGATTATATGCTGCCTATGGGTTTTTTTTCAGATGGTGGAAATTGTGCCATCTGCAATAGTGCTTTTTATCCTACGGAAGTTACCTCCAAGACGTGTATCGGATCAGTATCAATCTATCCGCTAAAGCCCTTTGATTTTCTGATAACCTGGAATCTGCAATAAGAGAGAACGTATAGAGTGAATAATTTGAAATGACTGAAAAGCTTTTGATTATCTGCCCTTCAACTCAGCCCATCTGCGGAACTTTTCATCTGTACTTTCCCACATACATTGCAACTCAGCAAAATCTATTGAGGCAGAATCCACCTCGCACTGTTATTCTGCTTGGAGAGTCTAATAGCCAGCGCAGTCATACTCCTTGTTGTTGGATCCCTTTCTTTAATCTTTTCACAAATTGAGTGAAGTTTTTCTGATACTAACGCTTTAAATTAAGATCTtttgcaacttttttttttttttaacatttctaTTCAGCATTGATGGAGGCCATTGGCTGGTTGCTTTGGTCTTTAGATTCTCTGTTTCTCTTTTTTGACCCAGCGACAAAAGAGAGGAGGGGAATGCATGGTTCTTTCCTGGTTCTGGCGACATGCTCTACGGGATGCGTATTTGTGTAGGTGAAGCCCCATCTGCTTTGAAAATATTGTGGGAATCGAAGAAAGATGTAATTTGAAGAGGGCACAAAATTTTCGTTAACGGCAGAAGGATGCAGATGGAAGGAAACTTGGAGGCTGGAGGAAGAGGTATGGCAGATGTGCTAGGATTAATATACGTATGGTTTTATGAATCTCGAACATGATTGGCTCCTGTATGGATAGGAAGAAGCCTCGCTGCAGAAGCggtagaaaataaataggaACGACAGAAAGTAGTCGCTATTATGAATAGAATAGGAAAAGACTTCTTGATTAACAAGGAGTCTTGGACACTTGAGAATTTCACTTTGTTCATCCAAAAGCACCTATGCATAAGAAGGTAGATTGAACTTATTTTATTGTACTTTTTGCGTTAACAAACTCACCAGTGACCATCAAAATGGAGGGTGACAAAGTTAAATTTGTTGCCCTAATGTTGGTTTGCATGCCTAGTGTTACCCATGCATGGGGCTGGCCTTGGCCCTGGTCTCCTTGGTGGCAGCCGCCACCACCAACGCCTCCTCGATCCTCGCCACCGCAAACCCCAGctcctcttcctcctccaagGCATCCACAACCGCCACTCGCACCTCCTCCAAAATCACTACCACCTTCTCGTCCTCCAAGACAACCACCACCGACCCCCAGAGCTCCCCAGGATCCCGCTGACTGCCAGGATGCATTGATATACGTGGATGTTTGCATAAGAGATCTCATAACTTTCTTTTTCGAGAAAGATGGTTCTTCAGTCGGGCAAAATTGTTGCGACGCCATCTCCGAGCTTTCAGATGATTGCTTTTCCGAAGCGTTCGCGGGCTTCAGTGACCCCGAGTTCATTAAGAGAGTTAGGGACTACTGTGCTGGCCAATTTCACGTCTGACTCTCGATTCATTATGCTCCTTGTTTCCTTATTTTCCTGTGACATTAATTTCGCATCTCTGTTGTCATGCATGATTTAGTTAAAACTAATCATGCTCTCTCTTCAATGctttatggtccagcaaacatgaATCATCAGTTTTAATTTCTTGCGATTTGTATTTGGCCAATTTTGCGTTCTCAAACATGATGAGTGTTTTGAGTTTCTAAGGAGAACCTTCGGTTCTCAAACATGATGACTCTCTTCTCACACAAAGACAaaacaacacataatcacacGAAAGCTGAGGTAATACAATAAAGTGGGAACTATATGTTCCAGAGCATTTGGAGACAAAACGCAATTCAATGCGCTGAATCGACCCTTAGTTTTTGTCAAATGTGATTTTctcaaaatgattatttttatgattCAGCAAAGTTGGCTTAAACtggcaatcttttttttttttacgccTTAAACAGGCaatcaatttattattatttacacGCCTTAAACAGGCAATTGTAGTACTACTACATGAGCAATTACAGTACAACTACAAAACGGTAGATTAGTATATTTAGCATAAGACTGCATCAAATCTGCAGCATTGCTCTCATATAACAAAGATGCCACAAAATGGCTCTGCATAATACTGGTAATGTTTTGTGACTAATACTACAAAAAAGAAATGTTTTACGAAAAATACATTTTCCAAATGAGGGTAAATGGCATTGATGAAGTTGCACGTTACCGTGTTCCTCCTCCTTTTCCTGCAACCGTTCTTAGCAGTTCATGGCCAAGATTtggtaaaaaaatatatatatatatatattgttcttactttattttttatatcATGTGTgggattcacaaaatttttattttaaaattatacattATTGAAAGTGATTTAAGTTGTGTACAGATAGAATTACGTCGTTGCATAAAACAGCCCGAACGTTTTCTTGGTAACCGTTCGGCCCCTTGAATAGGTTCTGTGCTTGAACCTGAAGTCAATCGGTGCAATCCTTCTTTGGGATCTGGAAATGGGCAAGCCCCGCCTCTGAAGGCCAACAATTAGCATCCAGCagtcaaaacaagataaacaattctttctttctttcttagtAAAGGAGAATACGTGCTGTGGATTGCACGTATCAAGGTTCAATTGTTGAAACCCACcaccgcccccccccccccctcccccaaaaaaacaaaaccaaaaaaaaaaaaaaaagtcaaaggaTTACTTTACCACTTAAGCAGTTCTTGCTCTCGGGCATGTACAATGATTCGTaacattttttgttttgaaagtaGAAACAATTCATGCATCACAATTTTAGGGCTGCAAATGAGTCGAGTCGAATCGAGTTTTGACCTTATCGAATCGAGTCTTGATTTAATTTCATCgaactcaaactcgagctcaaacTCGATGAGCTGGCAATTtttaaactcgaactcgaattcgaactcgaaaaaaataaaaataattatttttttaaaaaataaataaaataatattttttaaaaaaataaataaaataatatttttttattaaataataaaatattaagaatatttatgtaattttactattaaaataaaaataaaaaatatatttatatatatatatatatatattcgaaCTGACGAgctaacgagtttaatattttaaactcgaactcgagctcgattttGACTCGATCAGCTCGAGCTCGAATCGAGCCACTCACGAGCCGCTCGATTCGTTTGGACCTCAAGATTCCTTTGCAACCCAAGATTCACAATACAAGAATAACATGGACTAAACTACCTTTCACAAATAGGGACTCAACTTACTATTTTTCCTGAAAGAACAAAAAACAACTGAAAGGGTCAAGTGCCAAACCTGATGCCTGCGTGCCTGTATGCCCAAGATGCAAAGCTAAAGTCAACAAAATTAACCTTGTAGCGCTCAACAGCCCTACGGAAAATCCTTTGATGCGTCTTTCACTCTTTCCAGTCTTCTCAGACCATTGGGACTCTCTCCTCCTAATCTCACTTGATACTATCAACAACTAGAGTTAAAACCCCCTAAAACCCATCAATTAAATAAAGGGAGACggaatttgattttgaattgaagagtaaaaaagaaaaataatagagGAGTTTTGGTATCTTGTAGATGGTCTCCAAGTAATGGGTGCCACGGGTTCCAAGCTCGAGAAGGCCCTCGGAGACCAGTTTCCTGAAGGAGAACGCTATTTTGGCCTTGAAAATTTTGGGAATACTTGCTATTGCAACAGTGTCTTGCAGGTTTTTA containing:
- the LOC113726644 gene encoding tobamovirus multiplication protein 1 isoform X2, with product MLKFNSLVSGEAKDYYSGRGGGGELLDLFDWWNEIQESEKWQRGLYYTLSASYALVSLVALVQLIRIQLRVPEYGWTTQKVFHLMNFIVTGLRAVLFGFYRNVFTIRTKALELILLELPGLLFFSTYTLLVLFWAEIYYQARSLPVDKLRPTYYIINGLIYLLQVCIWIYARVSQTTTAVQVARLFFSVLSFSAALGFLIYGGRLFIMLRRFPIQSRGRQKKLQEVGYVTCICCACFLIRCVMDALSAFDEDVDVDVLDHPVLNLFYYMLLEMEYPKQQLDTPTRALNGPC
- the LOC113726643 gene encoding probable protein phosphatase 2C 9: MDNFCCFSSQAGGRSSCGSGKGRSQLGPVKYGFSLVKGKANHPMEDYHVAKFVQIQGRELGLFAIFDGHLGDSVPAYLQKHLFSNILKEEDFWTDPSRAISKAYERTDQAILSHSPDLGRGGSTAVTAILVNARVLWVANVGDSRAVLSRRGHAIQLSIDHEPNTERGSIEDRGGFVSNMPGDVARVNGQLAVSRAFGDKNLKSHLRSDPDVTNASIEAETDVLILASDGLWKVMSNQEAVDIALKIKDPQKGAKQLVMEALHRESKDDISCIVVRFMG
- the LOC113726644 gene encoding tobamovirus multiplication protein 1 isoform X1: MLKFNSLVSGEAKDYYSGRGGGGELLDLFDWWNEIQESEKWQRGLYYTLSASYALVSLVALVQLIRIQLRVPEYGWTTQKVFHLMNFIVTGLRAVLFGFYRNVFTIRTKALELILLELPGLLFFSTYTLLVLFWAEIYYQARSLPVDKLRPTYYIINGLIYLLQVCIWIYARVSQTTTAVQVARLFFSVLSFSAALGFLIYGGRLFIMLRRFPIQSRGRQKKLQEVGYVTCICCACFLIRCVMDALSAFDEDVDVDVLDHPVLNLFYYMMVEIVPSAIVLFILRKLPPRRVSDQYQSIR